A region of Cucumis sativus cultivar 9930 unplaced genomic scaffold, Cucumber_9930_V3 scaffold76, whole genome shotgun sequence DNA encodes the following proteins:
- the LOC116406223 gene encoding U11/U12 small nuclear ribonucleoprotein 31 kDa protein-like, whose protein sequence is MAPKGKKTNSPTSDSDEDETFYYRYPSAPSSDPSLPSSSQSHFSSQSHSHSHSSTKSGGGSGGLVPSKSTLYVSNFDYSLTNSDLHTLFSNFGKIARVTVLKDRQTRKSRGVAFVQFISQDDAVKAAKQMHGKILNGRVLKAAIATDNGRAAEFIRKRVYKDKSRCYECGAIDGHLSYECPKNQLGPRERP, encoded by the coding sequence ATGGCGCCCAAgggaaagaaaaccaatagCCCTACTAGCGACAGCGACGAGGACGAAACCTTCTATTACCGGTATCCCTCCGCCCCCTCTTCTGACCCGTCGCTGCCGTCGTCTTCACAGTCGCACTTCTCATCGCAATCGCACTCACACTCACACTCTTCCACTAAGTCTGGCGGTGGTTCTGGAGGTTTGGTTCCTTCGAAGTCTACTCTCTATGTTTCCAATTTCGACTATTCACTCACTAATTCCGACCTCCACACTCTCTTCTCCAACTTTGGTAAGATCGCTCGTGTTACGGTGTTGAAAGATCGACAGACTCGCAAGTCTCGCGGCGTTGCCTTCGTCCAGTTTATTTCTCAGGATGACGCGGTGAAGGCCGCGAAACAGATGCACGGGAAGATTTTGAATGGCCGTGTTCTTAAGGCTGCTATAGCGACTGATAATGGTCGTGCCGCTGAGTTTATAAGGAAGAGGGTTTATAAGGATAAGAGTAGGTGCTACGAGTGCGGCGCAATTGATGGGCATTTGTCTTATGAATGCCCTAAAAATCAATTGGGGCCAAGGGAGCGACCATAA